The genomic DNA TACTCGCGCCGGGCGGCTGGATGGTTCTCGACGTTGCCGGCGGCGCCTATTATCCCGAGTATCGCGCGATTATCGGCCACTTGCGCTCATATACGCGAAGCGGCCTGGACCGTAAGCTGAAGCGCGCGGGTCTCCGCCTCGCGCAGGATCTGGAACGGCATCCGCGCCTGAGCACCGTTCACTTTCTCGGTTACGCCGCACTGCTGGCGCTCCATCGCCTGCTCGACGCCTGCGGCTGGCGTCGGCGAAGTCTGTATGTCAGACCCGGCGTCGGCCAGGCGTATCGCGCGTTTTCGACGATGCTGCTGCGGCTTACGGGTGACAATCTGTGGAGCGCGGCCCCCGACGAGCGTAGCACGTTCGTTCTTGTTCAGCGGGCGGAATAGTATTCGTCACCCGCGATTTTCAAACCAGACGCGAAGCGCGTCAGAAATCGGGTGAGCCGCTCCGGCACGATGCTTGTCACTGGGGGGACGGGCTTTGTCGGCCGCCATCTGGTCGAGGAGTTGGTCCGCCGCGGGGCTCGCGTACGGGTCCTGGGGCGCCGCTGCGTCAACCGCTGGCGCTATCAGTCGGCCATCGAGCTAGTGCGCGGAGATATCGGCGACGCGGGCGTGCTGGAATCGGCGCTGGACGGGGTGGCCGGCGTCTATCATTTGGCCGCCGCCACCGCCGGCGATTGGGACTATTACCGGCGGGTGACGGTGGAGGGCTCGCGCAGGCTGCTCGAAATACTTGCCGCGCGCGGCGGCCGGGCGCTGTTCGTCAGTTCGCTCAGCGTGTACGCCGGAAGCGCGATGACCGACGGCGCGCTCATCGACGAGGACTTTCCGATCGATGACCCTGCGGCGCGGGGGTCTTACGCACGTGCCAAGACCGAGGCCGACCTGATCGCGCAGGGCTATCTGAGCGATCCCAGGATTGTGCTTACGATCGTGCGCCCCGGACTGATCTACGGCCCAGGGATGAAAAACCCGCTGCCCGGCACCGCGTTGAGCGTCACCTCCAGGGTATGGTTGGTGCTCGGGCGCGGAGACAAGCCGCTGCCGCTGATCCACGTGCGGGACGCGGCGCGCATGATGATCGCGATCATGAACGACGGCCGCGCGGCGGGCCGGACCTACAATCTGGTGGCTCCGGAGATGCCGACCCAGAACGATTATTTCAACGCGTATCGCCGGGTTTACGGTCGCCATCCGCCGCTGCTCCGTTTGCCGGCGCGCAGCATGATCTTGCTGCTCGCGCTTTCCGATCGGTTGCTCGAGCGGCCTCTGGGGCGCGATCCGCGGCGGCGCGAGACCCTGCGCCGCGCCCTCAGCCGCGTGCGTTACAGCGGCGCCCGCCTCGCTGCCGAGCTTGGGGTGCGCCCCGAGATAGGTCTGGAGCGCGGCCTGCGTCTGATGGCCGCAAGCGCGACATGACGGCCGGCGCCCGCTCGATGCGCTTCGCCATGATTGGATGCGGACGGGTGGCCCGCGAGCTCCATCTTCCCGCCTGGTCCACGCTGCCGCAGGCGCAGCTCGCGCTCGCTTGCGATCCCTCGCCCGCTGCGCGCGACGGCGTGCTGCGCTGCTACCCGCGGGCGCTGGGCGTGAGCGAGCTTGAGGAAGTTCTGGAGCGAAAAGAGGAGCTGGACTTCGTCGTGCTGGGCACGCCCGGTGATCAGCACGCGCGGGCGGCCGAGCGGCTTTTGGCTGAAGGCCTGAGCGTGTTATGCGAAAAGCCGTTGACTCTGGACGCGCCTTCGGCGCACCGCCTGTTCGATCTGGCCGCCGCCCATGGCGTCACGCTCTGCCCGATTCACAACTACCGTTTCAAAAGCAATTCCCTCAAAGCCCGCTTGTTCCATCGCGCCGGCCTGCTGGGCGATATTGATTTGGTCACGGTCCGTTTTCGCAGCGGTTCGCTGTTCGACGAGCCGGCGCGCTGGATGCGCGACGAGCGCGGCCATCGGGCGCTCCTGTTCGAAATCGGCTATCACTTTGTCGACCTCGCCTTGCTGTTTTTGGGGCCGCTTGCGGAAATTCGGACAGTGGACGCTGACGAGGACAGCATGGGTCTGCGCTATGTCGTCTTCACGACGGTGCATCAAAATGGCGCGCGCGGCCAGTTTGAACTGATGGTCGACGCCAAGTGCCGCAGCACCGATCTGGAAATTTTCGGGGAGAACGGGGCCCTGGCCCTGCAGTTCTTTCCCGACGGCTTGCGTAGCTTGCCGGGCCGTGACTCGCCGCTCCATCGCTGCGTGGGCGAGGCGAGACGGCTTGCCCAGTTTGCAGCCCATACGGCACGTGAAAAGCTCGGCTGGGGCATTGCGCGCCGGGCGATCCCGCATGCGCGGCTGTTCGCCGCCTTTTTGAGCGCGCTGCGCGGCGAGGGGCGAGTGCCGGTCGGCCGGGAAGACGCGATGCTAACCCTCGAGACGCTCGACCAAGTGGCGCGCCGCGCATATCGCCGCCCGGCCGTAAACCGCTCCCCTTCGACGGCGCCCGTCTCCGCGGCGGATTTGACCCATCGCTATTGCGCGGACCGGGTCGCATCCGGGCAATCACGATGACCGGCGACGTCTTTTGAATCCGCCTGCGCACACGGCGTTCCTGATGAGTCGAGAAAACCATGTTGTAGCGCCGCCCAAGCTTCCACTCACGGTGCTCGTTCTCACGTATAACGAGGAGCGAAATCTGCGCGCGGCGCTCGACTCGGTGGCCGACTGGGCGCAGGCCGTGTGGGTAGTCGATTCCATCAGCACCGATCGCACACGCGAGATTGCGCTGGAATCAGGTGCAGGATTCGTCCAGCATCCCTTCGAGACTCACGCGGCTCAAAAGAATTGGGCGCTGGACAATCTTCCTATCAGTACCGAGTGGGTGCTTTTTCTGGACGCCGACGAGCGCGTCAGCGTCGAGTTGCGGGAAGAAATACGCTCCCTGCTCAGCGCAACGCGCGCGCCCTGCAACGGCTACTATATTGCCATGATTAACCACTTCATGGGCGAGCCGCTTTACCATGGCGCCTGGCATCCCGACTGGCGGCTGCTGCTGTTCAGGCGCAACCGCGGACGGTTCGAGGA from Candidatus Binataceae bacterium includes the following:
- a CDS encoding NAD-dependent epimerase/dehydratase family protein, with the translated sequence MLVTGGTGFVGRHLVEELVRRGARVRVLGRRCVNRWRYQSAIELVRGDIGDAGVLESALDGVAGVYHLAAATAGDWDYYRRVTVEGSRRLLEILAARGGRALFVSSLSVYAGSAMTDGALIDEDFPIDDPAARGSYARAKTEADLIAQGYLSDPRIVLTIVRPGLIYGPGMKNPLPGTALSVTSRVWLVLGRGDKPLPLIHVRDAARMMIAIMNDGRAAGRTYNLVAPEMPTQNDYFNAYRRVYGRHPPLLRLPARSMILLLALSDRLLERPLGRDPRRRETLRRALSRVRYSGARLAAELGVRPEIGLERGLRLMAASAT
- a CDS encoding Gfo/Idh/MocA family oxidoreductase, with the protein product MTAGARSMRFAMIGCGRVARELHLPAWSTLPQAQLALACDPSPAARDGVLRCYPRALGVSELEEVLERKEELDFVVLGTPGDQHARAAERLLAEGLSVLCEKPLTLDAPSAHRLFDLAAAHGVTLCPIHNYRFKSNSLKARLFHRAGLLGDIDLVTVRFRSGSLFDEPARWMRDERGHRALLFEIGYHFVDLALLFLGPLAEIRTVDADEDSMGLRYVVFTTVHQNGARGQFELMVDAKCRSTDLEIFGENGALALQFFPDGLRSLPGRDSPLHRCVGEARRLAQFAAHTAREKLGWGIARRAIPHARLFAAFLSALRGEGRVPVGREDAMLTLETLDQVARRAYRRPAVNRSPSTAPVSAADLTHRYCADRVASGQSR